A window from Gopherus flavomarginatus isolate rGopFla2 chromosome 4, rGopFla2.mat.asm, whole genome shotgun sequence encodes these proteins:
- the GJA10 gene encoding gap junction alpha-10 protein, with product MGDWNLLGSILEEVHIHSTIVGKIWLTILFIFRMLVLGVAAEDVWDDEQSEFICNTEQPGCSNVCYDKAFPISLIRYWVLQIIFVSSPSLVYMGHALYRLRALEKERQKKKIHLRAQLEELEPAPEEHKRLERELRKLEEQKKVNKAPLRGSLLRTYLLHILTRSAVEVGFMIGQYLLYGLQMYPLYKCTRPPCPNTVDCFVSRPTEKTIFMIFMHSIAAVSLFLNILEIIHLGIKKIKKTLHGRQRREAAMAEETSICTLKKNSVVQQVCIMSNSSPQSSYKLLPNQQGGLPVYLPPVQGYKVLQAPADQCQRAVGMGAEQRRCSTDRPRSEQHHGQVSRLYKHPEHPREKEQHYRQLPNQHLGQPSRHPSSSSEETHKQPQQGIERCPGSEQHIPEPPRNPVQQAKTPTSSGPLEIPQALHNVLRKHSRVGSCKDYGDDRGDSPDSGHYQGNRKASFLSRVLSESQLASDSESSDSRNGSSSEAKCREESSPPITPPPPSAMGRRMSVVS from the coding sequence ATGGGGGATTGGAACTTGCTAGGAAGCATCCTCGAGGAAGTGCACATCCACTCCACCATTGTGGGAAAAATCTGGCTCACTATCCTGTTCATATTCCGGATGCTGGTGCTGGGAGTGGCTGCTGAAGATgtttgggatgacgagcagtcTGAATTCATTTGTAACACTGAGCAACCTGGCTGCAGCAATGTCTGTTATGACAAAGCCTTCCCCATCTCTCTGATCCGATACTGGGTGCTTCAGATCATCTttgtctcttccccatccctagTGTACATGGGACATGCACTTTATAGACTTAGGGCCCTTgagaaagagaggcagaagaAGAAAATCCATCTGAGAGCCCAGCTGGAAGAGCTGGAGCCAGCCCCAGAGGAGCACAAGAGACTGGAGAGGGAGCTGAGGAAGTTAGAAGAACAGAAGAAAGTGAACAAAGCGCCCTTGAGAGGGTCCCTATTGCGCACCTACCTCCTGCATATCTTGACCCGCTCAGCGGTGGAAGTGGGCTTTATGATAGGTCAGTATCTTTTATATGGGCTTCAAATGTATCCCCTTTACAAATGCACTCGTCCTCCCTGCCCTAACACGGTGGATTGTTTTGTGTCCAGACCCACAGAGAAGACCATCTTTATGATTTTCATGCATAGCATCGCAGCTGTCTCCCTGTTCCTGAACATCCTAGAGATTATCCACCTGGGGATAAAGAAGATAAAGAAGACCCTGCatgggaggcagagaagagaggCAGCGATGGCAGAGGAGACAAGCATTTGCACCTTGAAGAAGAACTCGGTGGTGCAGCAAGTTTGcatcatgagcaattcctccccCCAGAGCAGCTATAAACTTTTGCCAAATCAGCAGGGTGGGCTGCCTGTTTACCTGCCCCCAGTACAAGGATACAAAGTGCTCCAGGCACCTGCTGATCAGTGCCAGCGGGCAGTAGGGATGGGTGCTGAGCAGCGCCGGTGCAGCACAGACAGGCCTAGAAGCGAGCAGCACCATGGACAGGTCTCTCGCCTCTACAAGCACCCGGAGCACCCCCGGGAGAAGGAGCAGCACtacagacagctccccaaccAGCACCTGGGACAGCCATCCCGACACCCTTCCTCCAGCAGTGAGGAGACCCACAAGCAGCCCCAGCAGGGCATAGAGAGATGCCCAGGGAGTGAACAGCACATCCCAGAGCCGCCCAGGAACCCCGTGCAGCAGGCCAAGACCCCCACTAGTTCCGGTCCCCTGGAGATTCCCCAAGCCCTCCACAATGTACTCCGCAAACACAGCCGGGTAGGCAGCTGCAAAGACTATGGGGACGATCGTGGTGACTCTCCGGACAGCGGGCACTATCAGGGCAATCGTAAGGCCAGCTTCCTGTCCAGGGTGCTGTCTGAGAGCCAGCTGGCCAGTGACTCGGAGAGCTCCGACTCCAGAAATGGCTCCAGCTCTGAAGCCAAATGCAGAGAGGAAAGCAGCCCACCCATCACCCCACCACCTCCTTCTGCAATGGGACGCAGAATGTCCGTGGTAAGTTGA